In one window of Lewinella sp. 4G2 DNA:
- a CDS encoding ComEC/Rec2 family competence protein — protein sequence MKDSQQFRSGPMVLDKVPLLLPLLTFLVGIFLADFAGLPDLPWLLPAVAGLSLAAGLAYALRGRFLLPRNLPVVLGLLAVLMLGFWRSGDAHLPNKTNYFAPVLAQENLLGAEIISLRASERSLRLIVDAETIYKDTLGRPATGRLLVYLPPDIKSASLRAGDRILVQGDVSTISPPLNPATFDAPAYWASQGIYHQLRVRDSKAWRHLPNESWAPRAAAERVRKWWFKSFQPYLVGDDLAVASALIMGKKDLLTTEVRSQYSDTGAMHVLAVSGLHVGIILLILRSLFQLLPGRNSRSGRFLETLVTVLAIWAFAYVSGLSPSVRRAAIMFSIIAAGRLTARHSYLLNTLAGAALLMLVLEPGQWRQIGFQLSFLALLGIVWFATPLQRLVPGRGWPWESLKAGVAASIGAQLGTLPVALYVFRSFPLYFMLSGSAVVIFAYLAMCGGLLHGAIYACFGFGELTNLTGWALARIIELQNAFIYAFAQLPGGVLELQTFSIWSALLTFACVLALAHYVNYRKRTVLYAALLLLAVTIISALPQVRGDGASSTVTVYHLSRKSLVDWTNPEGAFALGDELEPDRIDFQVSPNRKELGYTVDSILAIADLETIDINGTTWLILDGKRRDRPVDITAPYVLIRNDLRPGAFADVDIPPETTLIVDGSNPPWRYADWEAFAEERGVEVWVTGIRGAFLIRGQ from the coding sequence GTGAAGGATAGTCAGCAATTTCGGTCGGGGCCAATGGTGCTGGATAAGGTTCCGCTGCTGCTGCCACTGCTCACTTTCCTGGTCGGTATTTTCCTGGCGGACTTCGCTGGCCTTCCCGATTTACCCTGGTTATTACCCGCCGTAGCCGGCTTGAGCCTGGCGGCGGGGCTGGCGTACGCACTCCGCGGCCGCTTCTTGCTGCCGCGTAATTTACCGGTGGTCCTGGGTCTACTGGCCGTCCTGATGCTTGGCTTTTGGCGGAGTGGCGACGCTCATTTGCCCAATAAGACGAACTACTTCGCTCCGGTACTGGCGCAGGAGAACCTTCTCGGCGCTGAGATCATCAGCCTGCGGGCCAGCGAGCGGAGCCTTCGTTTGATCGTCGATGCGGAGACCATATATAAGGATACGCTTGGCCGGCCCGCTACTGGCCGCTTGCTCGTTTATTTACCGCCCGACATAAAGTCTGCTTCCCTGCGGGCGGGTGACCGAATTTTGGTGCAGGGCGACGTATCAACAATTTCGCCACCCCTCAATCCCGCTACTTTTGATGCTCCGGCGTACTGGGCTAGCCAGGGGATCTATCATCAACTCCGAGTCCGGGACAGCAAGGCTTGGCGTCATCTACCCAATGAATCCTGGGCACCACGGGCGGCGGCCGAACGCGTTCGCAAATGGTGGTTCAAAAGCTTCCAACCCTACCTGGTGGGGGATGATCTGGCGGTAGCTTCGGCCCTCATCATGGGTAAGAAGGACCTGCTGACGACGGAGGTACGGTCTCAGTACTCCGATACCGGCGCCATGCACGTGCTGGCGGTTTCCGGTTTGCACGTGGGGATTATTTTACTGATCCTGCGCAGCTTGTTTCAGCTGCTCCCCGGTCGCAATTCCAGGTCTGGCCGGTTTTTGGAGACGCTCGTTACGGTGCTGGCCATTTGGGCGTTTGCCTACGTGAGTGGCTTGAGCCCGTCCGTCCGCCGGGCCGCGATCATGTTCTCCATCATTGCGGCGGGGCGCTTGACGGCGCGGCACTCCTACCTCCTTAATACCTTGGCCGGCGCGGCACTTCTGATGCTGGTGCTGGAACCCGGGCAGTGGCGGCAGATTGGTTTTCAGTTGTCCTTCCTGGCCCTACTCGGCATCGTTTGGTTCGCCACGCCGCTGCAGCGATTGGTGCCGGGCCGCGGTTGGCCCTGGGAGAGTCTCAAGGCGGGGGTGGCGGCCTCCATCGGTGCGCAACTGGGCACCTTACCGGTGGCGCTTTACGTGTTTCGTTCCTTCCCGCTCTACTTCATGTTGAGTGGTTCGGCGGTGGTTATTTTCGCTTACCTAGCCATGTGCGGCGGCTTGCTCCACGGAGCCATTTACGCCTGTTTCGGTTTCGGGGAACTGACAAATCTGACGGGCTGGGCTCTGGCGCGCATCATCGAATTGCAGAATGCCTTCATCTACGCCTTCGCCCAATTACCCGGTGGGGTACTGGAGCTGCAGACCTTCTCGATCTGGTCGGCACTCCTCACGTTTGCTTGCGTGTTGGCCCTGGCGCACTACGTCAATTATCGGAAACGAACGGTACTCTACGCCGCGCTGCTGTTGCTGGCCGTTACCATCATTTCGGCGCTGCCGCAGGTGCGGGGTGATGGGGCAAGCAGTACGGTAACCGTCTACCACCTCAGCCGTAAATCCTTGGTGGATTGGACAAACCCCGAAGGTGCCTTCGCCCTGGGTGATGAGTTAGAGCCGGACAGGATTGATTTCCAGGTAAGTCCAAACCGTAAGGAATTGGGCTATACCGTTGATTCAATTCTGGCCATCGCGGATTTGGAAACAATAGACATCAACGGCACTACCTGGCTCATCCTGGATGGGAAACGCCGGGACCGGCCGGTGGACATTACCGCCCCCTACGTCCTGATCAGGAATGACCTCCGGCCGGGCGCTTTCGCTGACGTTGACATCCCACCAGAGACGACCTTAATCGTAGATGGTAGCAACCCACCTTGGAGGTATGCGGACTGGGAAGCTTTTGCTGAGGAGCGTGGGGTGGAGGTTTGGGTAACGGGGATTCGGGGGGCGTTTTTGATTCGGGGCCAGTAG
- a CDS encoding COX15/CtaA family protein yields MGEIGKIQDVKVKDRRSTYPAAVKWWLIAGVILVIGQVVIGGITRLTESGLSITEWEPLSGAMPPLNAADWAVEFDKYKASPQYEKIFADITMAEFKFIYFWEWFHRQWARMMGLIFAVGFVIFWRKGWLDRPLMKRLGVTVALAALAASFGWIMVASGLHDRPWVNAYKLTIHLSLGITLFSYLLWTTFKVIQPKQRTFPRVAVDKWRWPLNVFLIIQLILGGIMSGARAALPYPTWPSMNGDFIPPVLLNGINWTVENMVNYEQSLFQPALIQFFHRLTAYTLVIITLAYAIAVFRDPLARVLRKPTLLLVTLLVTQVIIGIATVVSSIGQVPVGLGVAHQFTAIVLVGTLLYLNYTHAPGKLLKTVEK; encoded by the coding sequence ATGGGTGAAATCGGGAAAATCCAGGACGTGAAGGTGAAGGACCGGCGTTCGACCTACCCCGCCGCGGTGAAGTGGTGGCTGATTGCCGGCGTGATCCTCGTCATCGGCCAGGTTGTGATTGGTGGGATTACCCGGCTGACGGAGTCCGGCCTCAGTATTACCGAGTGGGAGCCGCTCAGCGGGGCCATGCCGCCCCTAAACGCAGCAGACTGGGCCGTGGAGTTCGATAAGTACAAAGCCTCGCCCCAGTACGAGAAGATCTTTGCCGACATTACGATGGCCGAATTCAAGTTCATCTACTTCTGGGAATGGTTCCACCGGCAGTGGGCGCGGATGATGGGGTTAATCTTTGCCGTGGGGTTCGTCATCTTTTGGCGCAAGGGGTGGCTGGACCGGCCCCTGATGAAACGATTGGGCGTTACGGTAGCCCTGGCGGCCTTAGCGGCGAGCTTCGGCTGGATCATGGTCGCCAGTGGCCTCCACGACCGCCCGTGGGTGAATGCTTACAAGCTGACGATTCACCTGAGCCTGGGGATTACCCTCTTTTCCTACCTTTTGTGGACAACTTTCAAAGTTATTCAGCCCAAGCAGCGGACTTTTCCACGAGTTGCTGTGGATAAGTGGCGGTGGCCCCTCAACGTATTCCTCATTATTCAGCTGATTTTGGGTGGGATCATGTCCGGGGCACGGGCAGCGCTACCCTACCCCACATGGCCAAGTATGAATGGAGATTTTATTCCACCGGTTTTGCTCAACGGAATCAACTGGACTGTGGAGAACATGGTGAACTACGAGCAGAGCCTCTTCCAACCGGCCTTAATTCAGTTCTTCCACCGGTTGACGGCTTATACCCTGGTAATCATCACTTTAGCCTACGCGATTGCCGTGTTTAGGGACCCACTGGCCCGGGTTTTACGCAAGCCTACCCTACTGTTGGTAACCCTGTTGGTAACTCAGGTAATAATTGGCATCGCTACGGTAGTATCGAGTATTGGTCAGGTACCGGTAGGTCTTGGAGTAGCCCACCAATTCACGGCTATCGTACTGGTGGGCACGCTTTTATACCTGAATTACACACATGCCCCCGGAAAGCTGTTGAAAACTGTGGAGAAGTAG
- a CDS encoding DUF4175 family protein — protein MPHANQSVSSHYDQLIQKLDQFTRKYYINSVIRGLLYTVGLVLALFLLVSLLESQFYFSTGTRKLMFYGFLGLSVFALGAWVLLPLSRYFRLGSVISHEKAAEMIGRHFTNVKDKLLNVLQLRRQAGDAGDSALLLASIDQKSAEISPVPFRSAIDLGENRRYLKFALPPLLLLFVILFAAPSLIKDSTNRLIRNGDTFERPAPFHFALQGAEDLEVIQYGDFPITVKVEGDVLPADAYVEVDGYRYRLQKENANTFTYKFSNVQEDTKFKFLAAEEESEDYTLAILPKPNIASFTAELDYPNYLRRKDESVTNIGDLTVPAGTRIKWVFDTENTDNISLLFANQGELTEVRRDGNDLFSFDARALRNDRYTLYVGNDRLPLADSVSYNLSVIPDLHPQISVEMFPDSTDEKLLFFAGEASDDHGLTSIRFVYRVKSGKTGVEGEEQVVPISGPAGKSARYDYVWDLVNDLQLEPGDELTYYFETFDNDAINNYKSARTGVMAFRNPSTEELEEKAEANDSKVKDQLKKALDATKKLKEDTKDLREKMLQEEEMDWKIKKELEKLQERQQEVQQQMQEAQKAFEENLENQSQQDQDIQDKQEKLQEMFQESANEEMEELMKQIQELMEELNKDEALKKMEDMEMSDEETEAELDRMLELFKELEVEKEMQETIDKLEELAKEQEELAEETEKGETPQEELEEKQEEIKEEFEKLQEKLEETEEKNEELEKPMDLETEPEAQEEIKESMDKAQEEMKKDDNAAASEQQKKASQKMKEMAESMAGSMDAMAKEGAEEDLEAMRQLLENIVDLSFDQEETMNDLQKTTVNTPRYVELVQDQFQINNDFELVRDSLNALAKRNFEIESFVTEKVSEIRLNLKNTVKELEERRTPQAGNVQQRAMTGLNDLALMMSESMANAQQQMAGMMAGDQQCESPGSGKGSKPGKPSSNPGSDGQRSLNDAMESMSQGQKGQDGSEGKDGKGKDGGASAKEFAEMAARQAALRKALEAKQKARQEGGQGIDPELQELIDQMNETEEDLVNKRLTTEMMSRQQEILSKMLEHEKAERQQKQDEKRKSTTAEQQRREMPASLEEYLKQRRAEVEMFKRVTPELNPYFQGLVNEYFRSLQGQ, from the coding sequence ATGCCTCACGCCAACCAATCGGTCTCCAGCCATTACGATCAGCTGATTCAAAAATTGGATCAGTTTACCCGTAAGTACTACATCAATAGTGTCATTCGCGGCCTGCTTTACACGGTAGGTCTGGTACTTGCGTTGTTTCTGCTAGTCAGCTTACTGGAGAGCCAGTTCTACTTCAGCACGGGGACTCGCAAATTAATGTTCTACGGTTTCCTTGGGCTCAGTGTATTTGCCCTCGGTGCCTGGGTGCTTTTGCCTCTGAGCCGTTACTTCCGTTTGGGAAGCGTGATCAGCCACGAAAAGGCGGCGGAAATGATTGGCCGCCACTTCACCAATGTGAAGGATAAACTACTCAACGTCCTCCAACTTCGCCGTCAGGCCGGGGATGCGGGAGACTCCGCTCTGCTGCTGGCTTCCATCGATCAGAAGTCAGCTGAGATCAGCCCGGTACCTTTTCGCTCCGCGATCGACCTGGGTGAGAACCGCCGTTACCTGAAGTTTGCGTTGCCGCCGCTGCTGTTACTGTTCGTTATCCTCTTCGCCGCTCCGAGCCTCATCAAAGATTCTACCAACCGGCTGATTCGTAACGGCGATACGTTTGAACGGCCCGCCCCCTTCCACTTTGCGCTGCAGGGTGCGGAAGATTTGGAAGTGATTCAATACGGTGATTTTCCCATCACGGTAAAGGTCGAAGGCGACGTACTGCCCGCCGATGCCTACGTAGAAGTGGATGGCTACCGTTACCGCCTGCAAAAGGAGAATGCGAACACGTTCACCTACAAATTCAGCAACGTCCAGGAGGATACCAAATTCAAATTCCTCGCCGCTGAGGAGGAAAGTGAGGACTACACGCTGGCCATCCTACCGAAACCAAACATCGCCTCCTTCACCGCCGAGTTGGACTACCCCAACTACCTGCGCCGCAAGGATGAATCCGTCACCAATATCGGTGACCTGACCGTGCCCGCCGGTACCCGCATCAAGTGGGTCTTCGATACGGAGAATACGGACAACATCAGCCTGCTCTTCGCTAACCAGGGTGAATTGACGGAAGTTCGCCGCGACGGTAACGACCTGTTCAGCTTTGACGCCCGGGCCCTCCGCAATGACCGCTACACCCTTTATGTGGGTAATGACCGTCTGCCCTTGGCCGATTCCGTTAGCTACAACCTGTCCGTCATCCCCGATCTCCACCCGCAGATCTCCGTGGAGATGTTCCCGGACAGCACGGACGAAAAGCTACTCTTTTTTGCTGGGGAGGCCTCCGACGACCACGGTCTGACGAGTATTCGCTTCGTCTACCGTGTCAAGAGTGGCAAGACTGGAGTCGAGGGTGAGGAACAAGTGGTGCCCATCAGTGGCCCCGCCGGTAAATCCGCCCGTTACGATTACGTCTGGGATTTGGTTAACGACCTACAGTTGGAGCCAGGAGATGAGCTGACTTACTATTTCGAGACCTTTGACAACGACGCGATCAACAACTACAAGAGCGCGCGCACGGGAGTGATGGCGTTCCGCAACCCCTCGACGGAAGAATTAGAAGAAAAAGCCGAAGCCAATGACAGCAAGGTCAAGGACCAACTCAAAAAAGCACTCGACGCTACCAAAAAACTGAAGGAAGACACCAAGGATCTCAGGGAAAAGATGCTCCAGGAAGAAGAGATGGACTGGAAGATCAAGAAGGAACTCGAAAAACTGCAGGAGCGCCAGCAGGAAGTCCAACAACAAATGCAGGAAGCCCAGAAAGCCTTCGAGGAAAACCTGGAGAATCAATCCCAGCAGGATCAGGACATCCAAGACAAGCAGGAAAAACTCCAGGAGATGTTCCAGGAGTCCGCCAATGAGGAGATGGAGGAGCTCATGAAGCAGATCCAGGAACTGATGGAGGAACTCAACAAGGACGAAGCCCTCAAGAAAATGGAGGACATGGAAATGTCCGACGAAGAAACGGAAGCCGAACTCGACCGCATGCTCGAACTCTTCAAGGAGTTGGAAGTAGAAAAGGAAATGCAGGAAACCATCGACAAACTCGAAGAGCTGGCCAAAGAACAGGAAGAGCTCGCCGAGGAAACGGAGAAGGGCGAAACTCCCCAGGAAGAACTGGAGGAGAAGCAGGAAGAAATCAAAGAGGAATTCGAAAAACTGCAGGAGAAACTCGAAGAAACCGAAGAGAAAAACGAAGAACTCGAAAAGCCTATGGATCTCGAGACGGAGCCAGAAGCTCAGGAAGAGATCAAGGAAAGCATGGACAAGGCCCAGGAGGAGATGAAAAAGGACGATAACGCCGCCGCCTCCGAACAACAGAAAAAGGCCAGCCAGAAAATGAAGGAAATGGCTGAATCCATGGCCGGCTCCATGGACGCCATGGCCAAAGAAGGTGCCGAAGAAGACCTCGAAGCCATGCGCCAACTACTGGAAAATATCGTCGACCTGAGTTTCGACCAGGAGGAAACGATGAACGATCTTCAGAAGACCACGGTGAACACTCCGCGTTACGTGGAACTGGTTCAGGATCAGTTCCAGATCAATAACGACTTTGAACTGGTGCGTGATTCCCTCAACGCCCTGGCCAAGCGCAATTTTGAGATTGAAAGTTTCGTCACCGAGAAAGTAAGTGAGATCCGCCTCAACCTCAAGAACACCGTCAAGGAATTGGAAGAACGCCGTACTCCCCAGGCCGGCAACGTGCAACAACGCGCTATGACGGGCCTGAACGATCTCGCCCTCATGATGAGCGAGAGCATGGCCAACGCCCAGCAACAAATGGCGGGGATGATGGCCGGCGACCAGCAGTGTGAATCACCCGGCTCCGGTAAGGGTAGCAAACCCGGTAAACCCAGCTCCAACCCCGGTTCTGACGGCCAACGTAGCCTCAATGACGCTATGGAAAGCATGAGCCAAGGCCAGAAAGGCCAGGACGGCTCCGAAGGAAAGGACGGAAAGGGTAAAGACGGCGGCGCTTCCGCCAAGGAATTTGCCGAAATGGCCGCCCGCCAGGCTGCACTGCGCAAAGCACTGGAGGCCAAACAAAAGGCCCGCCAGGAAGGTGGCCAGGGAATCGACCCCGAACTGCAGGAACTCATCGACCAGATGAACGAGACGGAAGAAGACCTCGTCAACAAGCGCCTCACCACCGAAATGATGAGCCGCCAGCAGGAGATCCTTAGTAAAATGCTGGAGCACGAAAAAGCCGAGCGCCAGCAGAAGCAGGACGAGAAGCGTAAATCCACCACCGCTGAGCAGCAACGCCGGGAAATGCCCGCCAGCCTCGAGGAATACCTCAAGCAACGCCGCGCCGAAGTAGAAATGTTTAAGCGGGTAACCCCGGAGCTTAACCCTTATTTCCAGGGCTTGGTGAACGAATATTTCCGTTCGCTGCAGGGCCAATAG
- a CDS encoding ATP-binding protein has translation MLTLASDPSNISQVEPYAEQIANQYHLAPEKRINLLISLTEAVTNAIMHGNKQDRSKLVKIQCAKTARHLAVRVSDQGPGFNYDSLPDPTSPDRICECGGRGVYLMNQLCDTVKFKNGGTTVEMQFSF, from the coding sequence ATGCTTACGTTAGCTTCCGACCCCTCCAACATCAGTCAAGTTGAGCCTTACGCAGAGCAAATTGCTAATCAGTATCACCTGGCCCCGGAGAAACGGATCAACCTGCTCATCAGCCTGACGGAAGCGGTTACCAACGCCATTATGCACGGCAATAAGCAGGATCGTAGCAAACTCGTCAAGATCCAGTGCGCCAAGACTGCGCGCCACCTCGCGGTAAGGGTATCCGATCAGGGGCCTGGCTTTAACTACGATAGCCTACCGGACCCCACTTCCCCCGATCGTATCTGCGAATGCGGTGGCCGCGGCGTCTACCTGATGAACCAACTCTGCGATACCGTAAAGTTCAAGAACGGTGGCACGACGGTGGAGATGCAATTCAGCTTCTGA
- the ybeY gene encoding rRNA maturation RNase YbeY, with protein sequence MGDNIEFHVEEGGTSLPEEQYAPLTTWIEQIIATRGGLMGPINYIFCGDTYLHAMNVEYLDHDTLTDIITFPYERFPTVSGDLFISTERVKENAVDMNASFRDELHRVMIHGVLHLCGQGDKSDEEAKEMRSLEDWALSQRPAELTGEA encoded by the coding sequence TTGGGTGATAATATTGAGTTCCACGTAGAAGAAGGTGGAACGAGCCTCCCGGAAGAACAGTACGCTCCGCTCACAACGTGGATCGAGCAAATCATTGCAACTCGCGGAGGCCTAATGGGCCCCATCAACTACATTTTTTGCGGTGATACCTACCTCCACGCCATGAACGTGGAGTACCTCGACCACGATACGTTAACGGATATCATCACCTTCCCCTACGAGCGCTTCCCGACGGTCTCCGGAGATCTATTTATTTCAACGGAAAGGGTAAAGGAAAATGCCGTCGACATGAATGCTAGCTTTCGGGACGAACTCCACCGCGTCATGATCCACGGCGTCCTCCACCTCTGTGGCCAGGGAGATAAGAGTGATGAAGAAGCCAAAGAAATGCGGAGTCTGGAAGATTGGGCGCTATCCCAACGACCCGCTGAGTTGACGGGTGAAGCATGA